Genomic DNA from uncultured Acetobacterium sp.:
GATCACAAAACAATATGGATATCTGGCTGTTTTAAAGCAGGAGTACATGCCGCCAAGTGGGCCTCGTCCCTCAAATTCGTCCATAATCGGGGTGATGGATGAGATTTCATGGGGATAACCAGATACAATGATATCAGAAAACCCCATTTGTCGGGCTTTGGCTATCAGGGTCTCTAAAAAAGTATGACCATGAAAATCAAGATCGGCCTTGTTAACTCCCATACGACTGCTTTTACCACCGGCCAGAATAAGAAACGAAAGTTCAGCACAGTTCATTGGAATCCTCTTTCTAATACGGTGTAATTATATTGATGTGTAAATTAGCTAGTGCCTTATTATAAGGACTTTAAAGAGTTGAAGTCAAGAGTAAGATACCGTCTTCGCAAAACAAACGGTTATTCAATTAAGCAGGTTATGACAGTTTGTTATATGTTTAACATTCTCGTTGACTTTGCTTTTAGAAAGTGAAAAAATTGTAGAGTGTGAAAGATTTACAAAACGATGAAGGAGGATCTAAGATGAAAAAACAGGTATTAACCACTTGTCCTTACTGCGGCGCGGGTTGTCAATATTATCTTAATGTTGAAGAGGGTAAAGTTGTAAACGTTACCCCGGCTGATGGTAGAACTAACGAAGGCACGATGTGTCTTAAGGGGCATTACGGTTGGGATTATTTAAATGATCCACAGATTTTAACGAAACGGCTTACCAAACCGCAGATCCGGAAAAATGGCGTATTGGAAGAGGTGGAATGGGATGAAGTCATCAGTTATACGGCAAAACGTTTGAATGAGATTAAGGCTAAATATGGTCCTGACGCCATTATGGGAACTGGGTGCGCCCGTGGTTCAGGTAATGAAGCAAACTATGTAATGCAGAAATTCATGCGTGCTGCGATTGGGACCAATAATGTGGATCACTGTGCCCGTGTTTGTCATGCTCCTTCAGTGGCGGGTTTGGCCTATTCACTGGGAAGCGGTGCGATGTCGCTGAGCATCCCGGAAATTGAAGATGCCAAATTTTTGCTAATATTTGGGTATAATCCAGCGGAGTCTCATCCAATTGTTGCCAGAAGAATTGTAAAAGCGAAACAAAATGGGGCAAAGATTGTTGTGGTTGATCCCCGGATAACCGAATCAGCCCGAATTGCCGATATGCACCTGCAGCTAAAAGGCGGATCCAACCTGGCGTTGGTACAAGCTATGGCAAATGTTATCATTGCCGAAGGTTTAGGGGATCGCAGATTTATTGAAGACCATACCTCAGGGTATGAAGAATATAAAAAACAAATTGAAAAATACACCCCAGAGTATGCGGAGCCAATTTGTCATATTCCAGCAGAAACGATTCGCCAGGCCGCCCGAGCTTATGCAAAAGCAGAATCGGCGGCGATTCTCTGGGGGATGGGTGTTACCCAATTTGGACAGGCGGTGGATGTAGTTAAGGGTCTTGCCAGTCTGGCTCTTTTAACCGGAAATTTTGGCGGTCCTAACATGGGGGTTGGTCCGGTTCGTGGCCAGAATAATGTTCAGGGTGGCTGTGATATGGGTGCTTTGCCAAACTGTTATCCCGGATATCAGAATGTTGTCGATGAAGAGGCCCGTAAAAAATTCGAAAAAGCCTATGGGGTTCCGTTATCAAACAAGATTGGAATTCCGTTGACCCAGGTACCATACTATGTACTGCATGAAAAAGACGAGAAGAAAAAAATCCGGGCATACTATATCTTCGGAGAAGATCCCGGTCAATCTGATCCAGATCTTCACGATATGAGAAAAGCATTAGATGAACTTGAATTTGTAGTGATGCAGGATATCTATATGAATAAGACCGGTCTCCACGCTGATGTTATCTTACCGGCTACTGCCTGGGGAGAACATGATGGGGTTTACACCTGTGCTGACCGGGGATTCCAACGCATCAGAAAAGCAGTTGAACCAAAAGGTGACGTAAAACCAGACTGGGAAATCATTTCCTTGGTGTCAACCGCCATGGGTTATCCGATGAGTTACAAAAACACCAAAGAGATTTGGGATGAAATGAGAAGCTTATCCTCATTATTCTCTGGCGTAACCTACGAAAAGATTGAAGCTTTGGGAAGTGTGTTATGGCCATGTACAGATGAATCCATGGATGATAAGGGGACGATGTATCTGCATAAAGATGGCGTATTTGCTCATCCGGATGGAAAAGGCAGGTTCTTTGCCACCGAGTGGCGTGCACCCGGCGAAGTTGAGAGTAAAGACTTTCCTTATTCATTGTCAACGGTTCGAGAAGTTGGACATTATTCGGTTCGGACGATGACTGGGAACTGCCGGACCCTTACCAGTCTGGAAGATGAACCCGGCTGGATTCAGATGAGTCCTGTCGATTGTGAAAAACTGAAAGTTAAAGAAGGCGAGCTGATTCGGGTAACCTCAAAACGGGGAACTACCATCACCCGTGTTAAGCCAACGGAACGGGTCAAAGAAGGTGCTACCTACATGACCTATCAATGGTGGGTCGGTGCCTGTAATGAATTAACTGTGCCGTATCTTGATCCGGTCAGCAATACGCCTGAATCCAAGTATTGTGCCATCAATCTTGAAAAAATAGAAGATCAGTCCTGGGCCGAAACGTTTATCAGAGAGTCGTATGAAGGCATCCGAACAAATATGGGTATCGATACTGCTAATGAGGAGGGAAGACTATGAATTATTTTGTAAAAGGCAATCCTGATTTATGCATTGGCTGCAGAACCTGTATGATTGGGTGTGTTGTCGCCCATGAAGGTGACAAAATATTCCAAATGCGACCCGGCGAATATGTCTTTAATCCCAAATTGGACATTGTAAAAACAACTACTATTACGGTTCCGGTACAGTGTAAACATTGTGAAAACCCATCCTGTATGAATGCCTGTCCGGTTGGGGCCATTGAAATGCTTGACAATGCCATCGTGGTATTGACGGATAAATGCATAGGCTGTAAAACCTGTATGATCGCCTGTCCTTACGGCGCGATTGATCTGGTGGTCGCCAGTGACGGAAAAAAACAATTGGATAACAGTGTTCGGATGGTAGCTAATAAATGTGACCTTTGCGTCGATAGAGAAGACGGACCGGCCTGTATAAAAGTTTGTCCGACTGCCTCATTAAAACTTGTTACTGAGGAAGATGTGGAAACGTCGGTTTCAAACAAACGAACAGCCGCGGCAATTTCGCTGGCTCATGTGAAAGGATAGTAAAGATATTAGTGGTTATAATTACAGAAAAAATAGAAAAGCTTTGAAAATATGAAAAATGAAGCGGATAATTATCGTAATATTGAAATTTTAAGTGATAAACGTTTAAAATCAGTAAAAAATTGCGAAAAATCGTCGCCAAATCATAATAATTACAGACATTTCGGCTGTGATTATTATGATTTATTCAGTTTACAAAGGACAAGTAAATATTTGCTATACTATGATATTAGTTTGACAATGTACATGCCAATATGACATAATTAAGGCAAACTTGATTACTTGAGAAGGAGGATGTATTATGGGAAAACAGATACTAACTACTTGCCCTTATTGTGGTGCAGGTTGTCAATTATACCTTAATGTAAACGATGGTAAAATTGTCAGCGCAACCCCGGCACCAGGTAGAACGAATGAAGAAACCCTATGCCTTAAAGGTCATTATGGCTGGGATTATTTAAATGATCCACAAATTTTGACAAAACGGCTCACCAAACCATTGATTAGAAAAAATGGTGTATTGGAAGAGGTGGAGTGGGATGAAGCGATCAGCTACACCGCTGGCCGGCTATCAGAAATTAAGGCCAAATATGGTCCGGATTCAATAATGGGAACAGGCTCTGCCCGTGGTCCCGGAAACGAAGCAAATTATGTCATGCAGAAATTTATGCGTGCCGCCATCGGTACGAATAATGTGGATCACTGCGCCCGGGTTTGACATGCCCCATCTGTAGCGGGTCTACAGTACACATTAGGAAGCGGCGCCATGTCAATGGGCGTACCAGAAATCGAAGATGCGAAGTTATTATTTATATTTGGTTATAACGGCGCGGATTCACATCCAATCGTAGCCAGAAGAATTGTAAAAGCTAAACAAAAAGGTGCGAAAATTATCGTAACCGATCCTCGTATCACCGAATCAGCGCGAATTGCCGATATGCATCTCCAATTGAAAGGCGGATCCAACATGGCATTGGTAAATGCTATTGGAAACGTTATTATCGCCGAAGGTTTAGCAGATAAGAAGTTTATTGAAGATCATACTTCAGGGTATGAAGAATATAAAGCAATCGTAGAAAAATACACACCGGAATATGCTGAAAAAATTTGTCATGTACCAGCCGATCAGATTCGTGAAGCAGCCAGAGCTTATGCCAAAGCGGAAACATCGATGATCCTTTATGGAATGGGTGTTTGCCAATTTGCCCAGGCGGTTGATGTGGTCAAAGGACTTTCCAGTCTGGCCCTTTTAACCGGAAACTTTGGCGGACCAAACATGGGGATTGGCCCGGTTCGTGGCCAGAACAATGTCCAAGGAGCCTGTGATATGGGCGCTTTGCCAAACTGTTACTCAGGATATCAATCGGTTACCGATGATGCAGTCCGGGAAAAATTTGAAAAAGCCTGGGGCGTAAAATTGTCGAACAAGGTTGGGATTCCTCTGACACATGTTCCGCACAAGGTTCTCGAAGAAAAAGATGAAGCAAAGAAAATTCATGCTTATTATATATTCGGAGAAGATCCAGCCCAATCGGACCCCGACCTGGCTGAAATCAGAGAAACACTTGAAAAAGTTGATTTCGTTGTAGTTCAAGATATTTTCATGAATAAAACCGCCCTCTTTGCGGATGTTATTTTACCATCCACTGCCTGGGGTGAACATGATGGTGTTTATTCCTGTTGTGATCGTGGATTCCAGAGAATCCGAAAAGCAGTTGAACCGCAAGGTGATGTAAAAACCGACTGGGAAATCATCTCATTAGTATCAACAGCAATGGGTTATCCAATGAGCTATAGAGATACCAAAGAAATATGGGATGAAATGAGAAGCTTAACGCCAAGTTTCTTTGGTGCAACCTATGAAAAAATGGAAGCATTGGGAAGTATCCAATGGCCTTGCCGGGATGAGTCAATGGAAGACAAGGGCACACCATACCTTCATAAAGGCGGAAAATTCGCTCATCCGGATGGAAGAGCCAAGTTCTTCTCGGCTGAATGGCGACCACCATGTGAAGTTGAAAGTGCCGAGTATCCTTATTCATTGTCAACAGTTCGCGAAGTTGGCCATTATTCCGTACGGACAATGACCGGAAACTGTCGTGCTTTAGCCAATCTTGAAGATGAGCCTGGCTGGATTCAAATGAGTCCGGAGGATTGTCAAAAGCTCAATGTTAAAGAGGGCGAATTAATCCGGGTATACTCTAAACGGGGAAGTCTTCTGACCCGGGTTTTACCAACTGAACGAGTCAAAGCAGGTGCTACCTACATGACATATCAATGGTGGATCGGGGCTTGTAATGAGCTGACGACGCCATATCTGGATCCCATCAGTAACACCCCTGAAATGAAGTACTGTGCCATTAATCTTGAAAAGGTAGACGATCAGGTTTGGGCCGAAAAGTTTATCAAAGACTCGTATGATAGCATTCGAAAAGATATGGGCATCGATACTGCCAACAAAGGAGTGTAGACAATGAATTATTTTGTAAAAGGTAATCCTGATTTATGCATTGGCTGTAGAACCTGTATGATCGGGTGTGTTGTTGCCCATGAAGGTGACAAAATATTCCAAATGAGACCCGGCGAATATGTCTTTAACCCCAAACTGGATATAGTCAAAACAGCGACGATTACGGTTCCGGTACAATGCAAGCATTGCGAAAACCCCTCCTGTATGAATGCCTGCCCAGTAGGGGCCATTGAAATGATTGACAATGCGGTGGTGGTATTACCGGATAAATGCATTGGCTGTAAAACCTGTATGATCGCCTGTCCTTACGGGGCGATTGATCTAGTGGTCGCCAGTGACGGAAAAAAACAATTGGATAACAGTGAGCGGATGGTTGCCAATAAGTGCGATCTTTGTGTTGGTAGAGAAGATGGACCGGCCTGCATAAAAGTCTGTCCGACCGCCTCATTAAAACTTGTTACTGAGGAAGATGTGGAAACTTCTGTTTCAAACAAACGAACAGCAGCAGCGATTTCGCTGTCTCAAGTAAAAGGCTCATAGTAGTAACTATAAAAATGTGAGGACTGTATCAGAGCAATGCAGAGTCTTAAATTATACTCATGCCAACCTTTGATGCAGTCTATTTTTTTGAGAATAATTTTACCCCGGGTAGCCGCCAAATGAGTGCCTGCATTCACTTGACGACTGCCCGGAAATCAAAAGGAAACCTCAAAAAATGGCTTCTTGCGGTTCTTTGGGATGATGAATGTGAAATGATTTAAGAGAGGAGGAGTTGCAAACTTGAATACCTTTTTAAAGCTGGCTGTGGTAAAAGTCAAAGGTGAGCAATCAGATATTGTCGATGAATCGATTATAACCGAATATCCATTGAAGCTGTATGTAAATGACAAAGAGTTTAATACGTTTTACTGCACACCGAAAGATTTAAAAGAGCTGGCAGTGGGATACCTTATGAGCTGTGGCGTTTTAGGCGGAAAGCAAGATGTTTTGAGTATCGAAATCATTGAAAAAAAGAATAGCGCAAAAATACGGATCGCTGAACAGATGACCCGTCCTCAAAAGGAACCATTAGAAAATCCGATGGCTATAAAAATTCAAACCATCTATCAAATAATGGGGAAAAACGTTAAGCCAACCGAACTTTTTATGGAAACGGGTGGATTTCACAGCGTTGCCATCTATGATGGCGATCAGGAAGTCATTACCATTATGGATGTCGCCCGTCATAACGCAGTAGATAAGGTAATCGGATACTGTATTATGAATGATATCGATTGCAGAGATAAAATCCTGGTAGTAAGCGGAAGAATTTCCTCAGACATGATTTCAAAGGCCGAGAAGGGCAGCATCCCGGTGGTGTTATCAAAGTCAGCACCAACGAGCTTAAGCATTTCACGAGCTGATGAGGCCGGCATTACCTTAGTTGGATTTGTCAGGGGTGAACAGATGAATGTTTACACCCATCCAAATCGAATTGATCTGGGGGAGGAAACATTCCGGGCCATTGTAAAAAAAAAAAGAACAAATTATTTGAGAAATTCTTTTCTATATTTAAGATCTTAAAAGAAAAATGGAGGGTAAAATGAATAAAAATTTAAGTTCATTTGTTGTCGCTAGTAATGATCAGTGTACCGGATGTAAAGCTTGTGAAATCGCATGCTTTACCGTACATAATCAAAAGGATAACAAAGTTGCACACACGGTAGGAACCGTAGAGATCCCTGTTACACCCAGACTGTTTTTGATTAAACTTGAAGATAATTGTCTGCCAATTCAATGTAAGCAATGTGAAGATGCACCTTGTCTGAATTCTTGTTCGGCCAAAGCCATCACCAAGGCTGACGGTACCGTGATTGTTAATGAAACACTTTGTATCGGATGTAAAAATTGCATGATGGCATGTCCATTCGGTGCAATTGAAATGTTACCAATTGCAAAAAATGGCAAAGCGGTTGATCAAATTGGTACTGATGAAGTACGGAAATCGGCATTCAAATGTGATCTTTGCGCAGACGTTGACGGCGGACCTGCTTGTGTGAAAGCATGTCCACATGATGTTCTGAAAGAAATGGATCTTGAACAAGATCGTAAAGATAAAAGTATTAAAGCAGCTATTGCGCTTACCTTAACAGGAAATCTATAAGAAAGGGGGACAAAGAAATGATAATTAATATAGACAAAGAAATATGTACCGGTTGTAGAGAATGTGCAGAAGTATGTCCAGTGTCTGCAATCGAGGGCGAACAAGGCAAGGCCCAGGAAATCAATTATGATAAATGTGTAATGTGCGGTCAATGTGTACAGAAATGCAAATCCTATGTTTCCATTGTTGATCATGGCCCAAAAGCATATGATCAAAAAAGAGCGGAACGGAATCTTCCAAATACTGTTAAAGAACCACTTTTCGCAGCATACAACAACTGTAATTTGGATAAGGTTAAGGCAGCACTGGCCGACCCCAATGTCATCACCATGGTTCAATGTGCCCCGGCTGTGCGGGTTGGTATCGCCGAAGACTTTGGCGGCGAGCTGGGAACCGTGGCAGCCAAGAAAATGGCTGCAGCGCTTCATAAAATCGGCTTTGACCGTGTCTATGACACCAATTTCACCGCCGATCTGACCATTATGGAAGAAGGAACGGAGCTGATCAAACGGGTTACCGAAGGTTCTGGAAAATTGCCGATGTTCACATCATGCTGTCCGGCTTGGGTTTCCTTCCTTGAAAGAAATTATCCTGAAATGCAAGACCATCTATCGACCTGTAAATCGCCACAGCAAATGGGCGCGATTTTTAAAACATATGGTGCGAAGCTTGATAATTATGATCCAGCGAAAATATTCACTGTATCAGTCATGCCTTGTACCTGTAAAGAATTTGAATGCAACCGTGAAGAAATGAACAGCAGTGGATATAAAGATATTGACGTCGCCATTACAACCAGAGAGCTCGCATATCTGATTAAAGATATGGGCATCGACTTTAATGCTTTGGCAGATGAAGACTTTGATCAGCCAATGGGTCTGTACACCGGTGCCGGAACGATCTTCGGTGTTACCGGTGGGGTTATGGAAGCGGCAATCAGAACCGGTTACGAACTGATTACCGGCAATCCCATTCCCGCCGTAGATGTCAGCGCTGTTCGTGGCAGCGACGTCTTCCGGACCGCAACCTTAAAAGTTGGGGACCTAGATCTAAAGGTCGGGATTGTAACTGGTCTTGCAAATGTTATTCCTGTGATGGAAGATCTCAAAGCCGGCAAACTTGACCTGCATTTTATTGAAGTCATGACCTGTCCAGTCGGCTGTGTCAGTGGTGGGGGACAACCGAAACTGCTTCTCGACAGCGAAAAAGAAGCCGCTTACCAGGCCAGAACACACGGAACTTATGAACATGATGCCGAGCTGCCAATTCGAAAATCACATGAGAATCCAGCAATCGCAAAAATTTATGAAGATTATTTACTGACTCCAAACGGTAAAGAATCCCATCATATGCTGCATACTCATTATTGCACGGGTGAAAATAACTTTAAAAAATAGAATCGTTTAACTATCAGAAAAGGCCATTTCATGGCCTTTTCTTAATGTCGGGATTATTAAATATAGATCAGTCAATCATGATCCGAAAAAAGCTTCGGTTGAGAATACTGACGAATATAACCAAATGGAATAGCTTAAATATTATTATTCCATTATTTCATTCAATATTCGCTTCTTTATATGATAATATTCAAAAGAATGGTCATATGCATTGAGATGATTCATAAAACGTGAATGAAAGAGAGTATTGTTATGAAATTACAAACAGAATTACCGGCTATTTTTGAAGAATTCGCCGAAGCGCGACGGAATGGATTTTTAGCTGCCAAGGAAATTAAAGACAAGAATATTCCCTTGATTGGAGTGTTCTGCACCTATTTTCCCCAGGAAATGGCCCTGGCCATGGGCGCGGCGACGGTCAGCCTGTGCGCATCATCGGATGAAACCATTGCCGAAGCTGAAAAAGACCTGCCTCGCAACCTCTGTCCCCTGATTAAATCCAGTTACGGATTTGGGAAGACCGATAAATGCCCGTATTTTTACTTTTCAGATTTAGTCGTTGGGGAAACTACCTGCGACGGCAAGAAAAAAATGTATGAGTATCTCCGGGAGTTTAAACCGGTTCATGTGATGGAACTGCCTAGTTCTCAAAGTGCCGAAGGATTAAAACTGTGGAAAAGCGAAATCATCAAATTGAAAGACGTTCTGGAACAGCAGTTTGGAGTAACGATTACTGAGGAAGATATTAAAAAAGCGATTATTGTAAAAAATCAGGAACGAAAAGCGATGAAAAATTTTTACGAGTTATCAAAACTGGATCCGGTTCCGATGCTGGGACAGGATTTATTTAAGGTATTGATTGGCACAACCTTTGAATTTAATCGCAAGAGTATTCCGGAAAAACTGGAAGCCCTGAGAGAAAAGGTTCTAGCAGAATATGAGCAGGAAAAAAAATACCCCAAGAAACCAAGAATCCTGGTTACCGGTTGCCCGATCGGCGGTGCCACAGAAAAAGTCATTAAAGCGATTGAAGATAATGGCGCTGTGGTCGTTGCTTTTGAAAACTGCAGCGGTGCAAAAGCGATCGAAGACATGGTAGATGAAACGAATCCCGACGTTTATGCTGCTCTGGCTGAAAAATATTTAGCCATTGGTTGTTCCTGTATGACACCCAATCCCAACCGCATTACAAGCCTTAATCGGATGATTGACGAATACCATGTTGATGGCGTTGTGGATGTTATCTTAACCGCCTGTCACACCTATAATGTGGAAACCTTAAGTATTAAACGATTTGTAAACGATAAAAAAGAAAAAGCGTATATGAGTGTGGAAACCGATTTCTCACCATCAGATATTGGACAACTGAACACCAGAATGGCCGCTTTCATCGAAATGTTATAAAAATAAGACACAGGAGTTAAAATGGTCACACTGGGAATCGATTCAGGTTCAAAAACGACGAAAGCGGTTTTGTATAATGGGGACAAAATTGTCAAAATGATGCTTATCCCGACCTCAGCCAACCCTAAAAAAAGTCTGTATACACTCTATGATGAGCTTCATAATCATGATGTTCATCATACCATCGTGACTGGCTATGGACGAGCCTTATTACCGGAAGCCGATCAGCAGATAACTGAAATTACCTGTCATGCCAAGGGCAGTGTTTTTCTAAATACCGACATTCAGGGGATCATTGATATTGGCGGTCAGGACAGCAAGGTAATTTTACTAAATAAGCAGAATCGGGTTACTGACTTTCTGATGAATGATAAGTGCGCAGCCGGAACGGGACGCTTTATCGAAAATATCATGCGGATTTTAGAAATCGATATCGGGTCTCTGGACGCGTTCGTTCAGTCGCATCAACCGGTCAATATATCCAGCATGTGCACCGTGTTTGCTGAAAGTGAAGTCATCAGTCTACTGGCAAAGGATGTTTCCCCAGGAGATATCGCATTAGGCGTGATCCATTCGATTGCCCAGCGCACCGCTCATTTTGCCAGTCGTCTGCCGCTGGGCGAAACTGTTTTTTTTAGCGGCGGATTAGCTAATTCAAAAGCGATTACGACAATCCTGGAAGGTTACCTGGCAAAGCCGGTTAAAACCCATGATTTAGGTCAATATGCGGGAGCCATTGGAGCGGCGGTGATCGGATGGGAGAAATCATGAAAACAATAAAAAGAGACGTATATTTTGACAACGCCAGTACTTCATTTCCCAAAGCGCCAGGGGTAGGAGCGGCAATGGCAGCGTATCTGGAAACCAGAGGCTGCAATGTGGGGAGAGGAAATTATCAGTGGGGGTATGAGGTAGCTGAAGCGGTTTATAAAACCCGAATGAAACTCTGCCAGCTGTTTGACTTTAACGAAGGATCTGATTCATCCAAGAATGCAATTTTTACCCCGAGCGTCACAGAGGCGCTGAACCTGGTGATCAAAGGCTTACTTAAACCAGGAGATCACGTTTTGGTCAGCGGCATGGAGCATAATGCAGTGATGCGGCCTCTTTATTATCTCGAAAGTCAGGGAATTTCAGCAGACGTCATGCCCTGCGATAGTCAGGGACGACTTGAAGTAGAAAAAATCGAAGGTTTGCTCCGGAAAAATACCAGAGCCATTATCATGACTCATGGTTCCAATGTTTGTGGAACGGTGTTGCCGATCGAAAAAGTTTCGCAGATTTGTACCAGGAACCAGTTGAAATTCATTGTTGATGCCGCTCAAACCGCTGGCATATTCCCGATCAGTATGACAAAAACCGCCATCGATGCGCTTTGTTTTACCGGACACAAGGGATTACTGGGTCCCCAGGGAATTGGCGGCATGATCATCACGGATGAACTGGCTGGGGAAATAACAAGCCTTGTCCATGGTGGCACCGGAAGTCGTTCGGAAAGCTTTGTGATGCCAGATTTTTTACCGGACAAGCTTGAATCAGGCACCCTAAATATTCCTGGAATATACGGTCTTTCAAAGGCTTTGGATTATTTGGAAAATACCGGATCGGAAAGCATTTTAGAAAAAGAACTGGAACTGACGCAAAAATTAGTGTCAGGAATACAGAATCTTAAGCATTTAAAACTCATTGGGGTTCCGGATATCAGTGAGCGCAGTGCGGTGATCTCGTTGGTAAGCATGAAAACTGATAATGCTCAGGTGGCCTTTGAGTTGGACCAAAGCTATGGGATTATGTCACGGGTAGGTCTGCATTGCGCACCTTTAGCTCATAAGACACTGGGAACCTTCCCGCAGGGAACGATCCGCTTATCTCTGGGCCATTTCAACACCAGTGAAGAAGTGGATTATTGTTTAAATGCCCTGGAAATAATCACAAAATAATGAATTTCAGACAGAAGTGAGAGTGCCTGGGAGTTTCAGTCGGTTTGCATCAATAACCCTGAAACCTCAGGCACTTTTCGCGATTGTCTAAACTACTTTAGTAGTGACGGGCTGATTGCTCCGTTTTCTTCTGATATTTTATAAACCTTAAACATTTGCTCAGCTAATCCCAGGCTTTTTAATCCGGCCATGACATGATCTAATTCTTCAGGTAAAAAGCGAATGGAAATGCCGCATCCTGCCGAAATTTCCCGCAGGGTCGGCATGATCAAAACCTTGGCGAATGACTCCAAATGGGACTGGGTGGTGATGGCAGAGTGAGTATTGGCAAAGGTAATTACGTAATAGATCATAGGGTGACAACCTTAGCCGCGGCATTAATTTTTTCAGTGATGGCGAACATATTGCTGATTGATCCGACTTGCAGCTGTTCTGTCAGTTTATAAAAATCTAAACAAGCGCCGCAGACCAGAATTTCACAGCCCCGCTCGACTAGGACCTCAAGGTGTTCAATGACCTGGGTATTGACAGTCGGAAGTTTGACACCGTCGTTCATGAAGAGGATGGCAGTTGGAAGGCTATTTCCTTGGGAAAGAGTATAGAAATACATTTTAATCAAGGAATCACCAAGGACGGGATCTCCAGCCC
This window encodes:
- the fdhF gene encoding formate dehydrogenase subunit alpha, producing MKKQVLTTCPYCGAGCQYYLNVEEGKVVNVTPADGRTNEGTMCLKGHYGWDYLNDPQILTKRLTKPQIRKNGVLEEVEWDEVISYTAKRLNEIKAKYGPDAIMGTGCARGSGNEANYVMQKFMRAAIGTNNVDHCARVCHAPSVAGLAYSLGSGAMSLSIPEIEDAKFLLIFGYNPAESHPIVARRIVKAKQNGAKIVVVDPRITESARIADMHLQLKGGSNLALVQAMANVIIAEGLGDRRFIEDHTSGYEEYKKQIEKYTPEYAEPICHIPAETIRQAARAYAKAESAAILWGMGVTQFGQAVDVVKGLASLALLTGNFGGPNMGVGPVRGQNNVQGGCDMGALPNCYPGYQNVVDEEARKKFEKAYGVPLSNKIGIPLTQVPYYVLHEKDEKKKIRAYYIFGEDPGQSDPDLHDMRKALDELEFVVMQDIYMNKTGLHADVILPATAWGEHDGVYTCADRGFQRIRKAVEPKGDVKPDWEIISLVSTAMGYPMSYKNTKEIWDEMRSLSSLFSGVTYEKIEALGSVLWPCTDESMDDKGTMYLHKDGVFAHPDGKGRFFATEWRAPGEVESKDFPYSLSTVREVGHYSVRTMTGNCRTLTSLEDEPGWIQMSPVDCEKLKVKEGELIRVTSKRGTTITRVKPTERVKEGATYMTYQWWVGACNELTVPYLDPVSNTPESKYCAINLEKIEDQSWAETFIRESYEGIRTNMGIDTANEEGRL
- the fdhD gene encoding formate dehydrogenase accessory sulfurtransferase FdhD, which gives rise to MNTFLKLAVVKVKGEQSDIVDESIITEYPLKLYVNDKEFNTFYCTPKDLKELAVGYLMSCGVLGGKQDVLSIEIIEKKNSAKIRIAEQMTRPQKEPLENPMAIKIQTIYQIMGKNVKPTELFMETGGFHSVAIYDGDQEVITIMDVARHNAVDKVIGYCIMNDIDCRDKILVVSGRISSDMISKAEKGSIPVVLSKSAPTSLSISRADEAGITLVGFVRGEQMNVYTHPNRIDLGEETFRAIVKKKRTNYLRNSFLYLRS
- a CDS encoding 4Fe-4S dicluster domain-containing protein, whose translation is MNYFVKGNPDLCIGCRTCMIGCVVAHEGDKIFQMRPGEYVFNPKLDIVKTTTITVPVQCKHCENPSCMNACPVGAIEMLDNAIVVLTDKCIGCKTCMIACPYGAIDLVVASDGKKQLDNSVRMVANKCDLCVDREDGPACIKVCPTASLKLVTEEDVETSVSNKRTAAAISLAHVKG
- a CDS encoding 4Fe-4S dicluster domain-containing protein, which encodes MNYFVKGNPDLCIGCRTCMIGCVVAHEGDKIFQMRPGEYVFNPKLDIVKTATITVPVQCKHCENPSCMNACPVGAIEMIDNAVVVLPDKCIGCKTCMIACPYGAIDLVVASDGKKQLDNSERMVANKCDLCVGREDGPACIKVCPTASLKLVTEEDVETSVSNKRTAAAISLSQVKGS
- the fdhF gene encoding formate dehydrogenase subunit alpha is translated as MGKQILTTCPYCGAGCQLYLNVNDGKIVSATPAPGRTNEETLCLKGHYGWDYLNDPQILTKRLTKPLIRKNGVLEEVEWDEAISYTAGRLSEIKAKYGPDSIMGTGSARGPGNEANYVMQKFMRAAIGTNNVDHCARVUHAPSVAGLQYTLGSGAMSMGVPEIEDAKLLFIFGYNGADSHPIVARRIVKAKQKGAKIIVTDPRITESARIADMHLQLKGGSNMALVNAIGNVIIAEGLADKKFIEDHTSGYEEYKAIVEKYTPEYAEKICHVPADQIREAARAYAKAETSMILYGMGVCQFAQAVDVVKGLSSLALLTGNFGGPNMGIGPVRGQNNVQGACDMGALPNCYSGYQSVTDDAVREKFEKAWGVKLSNKVGIPLTHVPHKVLEEKDEAKKIHAYYIFGEDPAQSDPDLAEIRETLEKVDFVVVQDIFMNKTALFADVILPSTAWGEHDGVYSCCDRGFQRIRKAVEPQGDVKTDWEIISLVSTAMGYPMSYRDTKEIWDEMRSLTPSFFGATYEKMEALGSIQWPCRDESMEDKGTPYLHKGGKFAHPDGRAKFFSAEWRPPCEVESAEYPYSLSTVREVGHYSVRTMTGNCRALANLEDEPGWIQMSPEDCQKLNVKEGELIRVYSKRGSLLTRVLPTERVKAGATYMTYQWWIGACNELTTPYLDPISNTPEMKYCAINLEKVDDQVWAEKFIKDSYDSIRKDMGIDTANKGV
- a CDS encoding 4Fe-4S dicluster domain-containing protein, with translation MNKNLSSFVVASNDQCTGCKACEIACFTVHNQKDNKVAHTVGTVEIPVTPRLFLIKLEDNCLPIQCKQCEDAPCLNSCSAKAITKADGTVIVNETLCIGCKNCMMACPFGAIEMLPIAKNGKAVDQIGTDEVRKSAFKCDLCADVDGGPACVKACPHDVLKEMDLEQDRKDKSIKAAIALTLTGNL